From a region of the Etheostoma cragini isolate CJK2018 chromosome 20, CSU_Ecrag_1.0, whole genome shotgun sequence genome:
- the LOC117935714 gene encoding kelch repeat and BTB domain-containing protein 11, whose amino-acid sequence MNEGHRQGGGAFTVEADVILHAMNPELVTSSDKDGNLCPGYIQGFLHDDQDFSPPAVFEKEYLLDGRPMENNHIAHQKDNGSYISTADQFHLSNDKGAPRQNCASSEIHNGARAKVSYSGDSSVCLPSQAKQETDWSVLKSNLEHSDGSQEAGNTRSQKEPDLVIEVGGQKINAHKSVLAEKSDYFKARLSRDILKVKGVSYKTLSTIIDYVYTSQMNVCKGNVVDVITGAKILQIPCAVQAAMDCMSKQISAENCYEILTIAKKQRLSELKETAYGFMSDNFLQILKDPSVYGRLNGSERDLILKKRMEGRKTLMVAEINDVFDRVGSRPPSRSGSRPQSPLSIGSLEESHMIYYFNETANDWRPLTAMPEDINTKGCGICSMFNYLFVAGGIKGYGDKGKVSDKVFCYNPITNRWTEVRPLTQARAQLKLVSMDGYLYAIGGECLFTVEKYDPRMDRWTAVAPLPKGAFAVAHEATTCSGELYVSGGTLFYRLLKYDAKRDEWQECPFNNSRKKSSDMVAFKSFIYRFDVNREHGITVFKYNSIVKMWHDCASQRLGSHLPFRCAVIGNCIYCVNKSQTLQFVVEEENAYFVEETLRAPLEAKGILFPFVLTLPEKPEKVT is encoded by the coding sequence ATGAACGAGGGCCACAGACAGGGAGGAGGGGCTTTCACTGTGGAGGCCGATGTCATCCTCCACGCCATGAACCCTGAACTGGTCACATCTTCTGACAAAGATGGAAATTTATGTCCAGGGTACATCCAAGGATTCCTGCATGACGACCAGGATTTCAGCCCTCCCGCAGTGTTTGAGAAGGAATACCTGCTGGATGGAAGACCGATGGAGAATAACCACATCGCCCATCAGAAAGATAATGGCTCGTACATCTCGACAGCTGATCAGTTTCACCTCTCCAATGATAAAGGAGCTCCACGACAAAATTGTGCAAGCAGTGAAATCCACAATGGCGCCAGAGCTAAAGTGTCTTACAGTGGAGATTCCTCTGTATGCTTGCCAAGCCAAGCCAAACAGGAAACTGATTGGTCAGTCTTAAAATCAAACCTTGAGCACAGCGACGGCAGCCAGGAAGCTGGAAATACACGGTCTCAAAAAGAGCCTGATTTAGTAATTGAAGTGGGCGGGCAGAAGATCAACGCTCACAAGTCTGTCCTGGCAGAGAAGAGTGACTACTTTAAAGCCCGGCTGTCACGAGACATCCTCAAAGTGAAGGGAGTAAGTTACAAGACGTTGTCTACAATAATAGACTATGTTTACACTTCTCAGATGAATGTTTGCAAGGGCAATGTTGTAGATGTCATCACAGGGGCTAAAATCCTCCAGATCCCCTGTGCCGTCCAGGCGGCCATGGACTGCATGTCTAAACAAATCAGTGCAGAGAACTGCTACGAGATCCTGACCATCGCCAAAAAGCAACGACTCAGTGAACTGAAGGAGACTGCCTACGGATTCATGAGCGACAACTTCCTGCAGATCCTCAAAGACCCCTCCGTTTACGGGCGCCTTAATGGATCTGAGCGGGATCTGATCCTGAAGAAGAGAATGGAGGGAAGGAAGACTCTGATGGTGGCAGAGATAAACGATGTGTTTGATCGCGTCGGGAGCCGGCCGCCGAGCCGCTCTGGCAGCCGACCACAGAGCCCATTGTCGATTGGGTCTTTGGAGGAGAGTCATATGATTTATTACTTTAACGAAACAGCAAATGATTGGAGACCTTTAACTGCTATGCCTGAGGACATAAACACTAAAGGGTGCGGGATCTGCAGCATGTTTAACTACCTGTTTGTGGCAGGGGGAATAAAGGGCTACGGGGACAAGGGCAAGGTTTCAGACAAGGTCTTCTGTTACAACCCCATAACCAACCGCTGGACTGAAGTCAGACCTCTGACCCAAGCTCGTGCCCAGCTAAAGCTTGTGTCTATGGATGGCTACTTGTACGCCATTGGAGGGGAATGTTTGTTTACGGTGGAAAAATATGACCCCCGCATGGACCGCTGGACCGCCGTGGCCCCCTTGCCCAAGGGAGCCTTCGCAGTGGCTCATGAAGCCACAACCTGCAGCGGAGAACTTTACGTTTCCGGGGGAACTCTCTTCTACCGCCTCCTTAAGTACGACGCCAAGAGAGACGAGTGGCAGGAGTGCCCCTTTAATAACAGCAGGAAGAAGTCCAGCGACATGGTGGCTTTCAAAAGCTTCATTTACCGCTTTGATGTCAACCGAGAGCACGGCATCACCGTGTTTAAGTACAACAGCATTGTGAAAATGTGGCACGATTGCGCATCACAGAGGCTTGGAAGTCATTTACCCTTCAGGTGTGCTGTGATCGGGAACTGCATCTACTGTGTGAACAAAAGCCAGACTCTTCAGTTTGTAGTGGAGGAGGAGAACGCCTACTTTGTTGAGGAGACGCTGAGGGCGCCTCTGGAGGCAAAAGGcattctttttccttttgttctcACTTTGCCTGAAAAGCCtgaaaaagttacatag